From Clarias gariepinus isolate MV-2021 ecotype Netherlands chromosome 2, CGAR_prim_01v2, whole genome shotgun sequence, one genomic window encodes:
- the LOC128541279 gene encoding tripartite motif-containing protein 16-like protein — protein sequence LFVGPDFLTSSIRVHQHLSFDGVRNSLSDLKKRLEEFCEEEFNKISPHAAAVQIFTLAPQSREDFLKYFCYLTLDPNTAHRKLTLSEKNREVRDSGKEHQYSDHPERFDSLFQVLCKESVCGRCYWEVEWSGTYVYISVSYKDISRKGQGDECGFGRNNQSWSLDCRSSSLSFYHNNIKTDLRAPSSSRIGVYVDHSAGTLSFYSVSDTMKLLHRVHTTFTQPLYAGFGLYTSFGLYRWPDSTVRLCDPE from the exons CTATTTGTTGGACCAGACTTTCTGACATCCAGCATCAGGGTCCATCAACATCTCTCATTTGATGGAGTGAGGAATTCTCTCTCAGATCTGAAGAAGAGACTCGAGGAATTCTGTGAGGAGGAATTCAACAAAATCTCTCCACATG ctgcagcagttcAGATCTTTACGCTAGCACCACAAAGCAGAGAAGATTTCctgaaat atttctgttatctgactctggatcccaacacGGCACATCGTAAACTCACTCTGTCTGAGAAGAACAGAGAGGTGAGAGACAGTGGAAAAGAGCATCAGTACTCTgatcatccagagagatttgacAGCTTATTTCAGGTGTTGtgtaaggagagtgtgtgtggacgctgttactgggaggtggagtggagcGGTACTTATGTGTACATATCAGTCTCATATAAAGACATCAGTAGGAAAGGACAGGGTGATGAGTGTGGGTTTGGACGCAACAATCAGTCCTGGAGTTTGGACTGTcgttcttcttctctctctttctatcacaacaacattaagactgatctcagagctccatcatcctccagaataggagtgtatgtggatcacagtgcaggaactttgtccttctacagcgtctctgacacaatgaagctcctccacagagtccacaccacattcactcagcctctgtacGCTGGGTTTGGGCTCTACACGAGCTTTGGGCTTTACAGGTGGCCTGACTCTACTGTAAGATTGTGTGATCCAGAAtaa